A window of Thermoproteota archaeon contains these coding sequences:
- the hisS gene encoding histidine--tRNA ligase — protein sequence MVSIPRGFRDFPPPFMILRKRIMSRIEEVFKRYGFDPFETPALEYWETVKGKLGEEAESRLMFIFPDFLSKEWYTLRYELTFPLARYMAMHPETPLPFKRYHIGRVWRHEEPQRGRYREFWQCDADVVGSPYPEADAEVISLNTEVMREFGFRDFTVKLNDRRLLTGIFEEELGISNPIPVYRSIDKLDKIGEEGVRADLLSKGMHEDLVDRIMDLISKRGGFSEIVEDLSSMRNEAVYEALKHLEEIFSIVGDERLVFDLSLVRGLEYYTGPVFETVVREPRIGSLAGGGRYDRLIGMYSNKDVPATGVSVGVERLIDAGLELGIFNLDERSYVQVFVVSVKRDSWKYAWRVAEMLRRGGFYVSLDLMRRSQSSQREYARKLGAEIMAFVGPKEEESETVTLYTEQTRTTVSLREVTDAVRKLLSQS from the coding sequence TTGGTCTCGATACCGAGGGGGTTCAGGGACTTCCCCCCTCCATTTATGATACTAAGGAAGCGGATCATGTCGAGAATAGAAGAAGTGTTCAAGCGCTACGGCTTCGACCCATTCGAGACTCCCGCACTGGAGTACTGGGAGACCGTCAAGGGCAAGTTGGGAGAGGAGGCGGAGAGCCGACTCATGTTCATATTTCCGGACTTCCTCAGCAAGGAGTGGTACACCCTGAGGTACGAGCTCACCTTCCCCCTAGCTAGGTACATGGCCATGCATCCGGAAACGCCGTTGCCGTTCAAGAGGTATCACATAGGGAGAGTATGGAGGCACGAGGAACCTCAGAGGGGTAGGTACAGGGAATTCTGGCAGTGTGATGCGGATGTGGTAGGCAGCCCCTATCCCGAGGCCGACGCTGAGGTGATAAGCCTGAACACTGAGGTAATGAGAGAATTTGGTTTCAGGGATTTCACGGTGAAATTGAATGATAGACGGCTCCTAACGGGCATTTTTGAGGAGGAACTTGGTATTTCCAATCCCATCCCAGTCTACAGATCTATAGATAAGCTGGACAAGATCGGTGAAGAGGGGGTGAGGGCGGATCTCCTATCTAAGGGGATGCATGAGGATCTGGTCGATAGAATAATGGATCTCATTTCTAAGAGGGGAGGATTCTCGGAAATAGTCGAGGACTTGAGCTCAATGAGGAATGAGGCCGTTTACGAGGCACTCAAACACTTGGAGGAGATCTTCTCGATAGTAGGTGATGAGAGACTGGTCTTCGACCTGTCGCTGGTCAGGGGTCTCGAGTACTACACCGGACCCGTTTTCGAGACGGTGGTTAGGGAACCCAGAATAGGTTCACTGGCCGGGGGTGGAAGATATGACAGGCTAATCGGAATGTACTCCAATAAGGATGTCCCGGCCACCGGGGTGAGCGTGGGAGTTGAGCGGCTCATTGATGCGGGACTGGAGCTCGGGATCTTCAACTTGGATGAGAGGAGTTACGTGCAGGTGTTCGTGGTCAGTGTCAAGAGGGATAGCTGGAAGTACGCTTGGAGGGTCGCTGAGATGCTGAGGAGGGGAGGGTTCTACGTTTCCCTCGATCTGATGAGGAGGAGTCAGTCGAGTCAGAGGGAGTACGCTCGTAAATTGGGGGCTGAAATCATGGCGTTCGTGGGTCCCAAGGAGGAGGAATCCGAAACCGTCACGCTCTACACGGAGCAGACCAGAACGACGGTGAGCCTCAGAGAGGTAACCGATGCTGTGAGGAAGCTTCTCTCCCAATCTTAA